A part of Armatimonadota bacterium genomic DNA contains:
- a CDS encoding prephenate dehydrogenase — protein sequence MAVIGVGLIGGSVALDAKARGLVGHVVGASRSDQTRRIALERGIVDEFTHDRSEAAASADLVYISVPVGDTDAVLREIAPALRPDAVVTDAGSTKTRVMQSAREILAGRCVFIGGHPIAGSEQSGVDAAREGLFEDRTYVLTSLPDTPADELGRLEQFVTGLGARVVLCDADQHDRLLAVTSHLPHLVASALAVCLSGIAPRCGDLKRFSGSGLRDTTRVAAGSPELWRDILLENAGNVLAALEPFQRHLEVYVQALETSNAELLTQLLESGAAFRKGLDDS from the coding sequence ATGGCCGTCATTGGCGTCGGGCTCATCGGGGGGTCGGTGGCCCTTGATGCGAAGGCCCGCGGTCTGGTGGGCCACGTGGTCGGGGCATCGCGCTCCGACCAGACACGGCGCATCGCCCTGGAAAGGGGCATCGTGGACGAGTTCACCCACGACCGCTCCGAGGCGGCTGCAAGTGCCGACCTGGTCTACATCTCGGTCCCGGTGGGTGACACGGACGCGGTGCTACGCGAGATCGCTCCCGCGCTCCGTCCAGACGCCGTGGTGACCGACGCGGGCAGCACGAAGACCCGCGTCATGCAGTCGGCCCGTGAAATCCTGGCCGGTCGCTGCGTGTTCATCGGTGGGCACCCCATCGCCGGCTCCGAACAATCCGGTGTGGATGCAGCACGTGAGGGGCTCTTCGAGGACCGCACGTATGTCCTCACTTCCCTGCCGGATACGCCGGCGGACGAATTGGGGCGGCTGGAACAGTTCGTGACGGGATTGGGCGCACGCGTGGTCCTGTGCGACGCCGACCAGCATGACCGCCTGCTCGCCGTCACCAGTCACCTGCCGCATCTCGTCGCCTCGGCTCTTGCAGTGTGCCTGTCCGGCATCGCGCCGCGGTGTGGCGATCTGAAGCGCTTCTCGGGCTCCGGCTTGCGCGACACGACCCGCGTCGCCGCCGGCTCACCCGAACTGTGGCGGGACATTCTCCTGGAGAACGCGGGCAACGTGCTGGCGGCGCTGGAGCCGTTCCAGCGGCACCTGGAAGTCTATGTGCAGGCTCTTGAGACGAGCAATGCAGAGCTATTGACCCAGCTTCTTGAGAGTGGCGCGGCATTCCGGAAAGGCCTCGACGACTCGTGA
- the aroF gene encoding 3-deoxy-7-phosphoheptulonate synthase — protein MIIVMAPSATEEQIKNVIKRLEERGYGHHVSRGVERTLIGAIGAHESEKEAVASQLQVLAGVERVVPILRPYKLVSRELEHEPIPVGIGDALFGAGHVSVIAGPCSIESQEQTLEAARAVQEGGARVFRGGAFKPRTSPYDFQGLGEQAVEFMVQAREETGLPFVTEVMDVRQVALVAEKADGLQIGTRNMANFDLLKEVGKVSKPVILKRGFAATVQEWLRAAEYVAASGNLNIILCERGIRTFETDTRYTLDLAGMAWAKLETHLPVIVDPSHATGKHQLVPQMALAAVAAGADGLMIEVHPHPDQAMSDGAQSLTPRKFVRLMGDIRNVARAVGRQV, from the coding sequence ATGATCATCGTCATGGCGCCCAGCGCCACCGAAGAGCAGATAAAGAATGTGATCAAACGTCTCGAGGAGCGCGGGTACGGCCACCACGTCTCCCGCGGCGTGGAACGTACGCTGATTGGGGCCATCGGCGCTCATGAGAGCGAGAAGGAAGCGGTCGCCAGCCAGCTTCAGGTCCTGGCCGGCGTGGAGCGCGTCGTCCCGATTCTGCGCCCGTACAAGCTGGTGAGTCGCGAGCTTGAGCACGAACCGATCCCGGTGGGCATCGGGGACGCCTTGTTTGGGGCGGGGCATGTGAGCGTCATCGCCGGCCCGTGCTCCATCGAGAGCCAGGAACAGACCCTCGAGGCCGCCCGGGCAGTGCAAGAGGGCGGAGCCAGGGTCTTCCGCGGCGGTGCCTTCAAACCCCGCACATCGCCCTACGATTTCCAGGGGTTGGGTGAACAGGCCGTTGAGTTCATGGTGCAAGCCCGGGAGGAGACCGGCCTGCCCTTCGTGACCGAGGTCATGGACGTGCGCCAGGTGGCCCTGGTTGCGGAGAAAGCCGACGGCCTGCAGATCGGCACTCGCAATATGGCTAATTTCGACCTGCTCAAGGAAGTCGGCAAGGTCAGCAAACCCGTCATTCTCAAGCGCGGGTTCGCAGCAACCGTCCAGGAATGGCTTCGCGCGGCGGAGTACGTAGCTGCAAGCGGGAACCTGAACATTATCCTTTGCGAGCGCGGCATCCGCACCTTCGAGACGGACACTCGCTACACTCTGGATCTCGCGGGAATGGCATGGGCCAAGCTGGAGACCCACTTGCCCGTGATCGTCGACCCCAGCCATGCCACGGGGAAGCACCAGCTGGTGCCCCAGATGGCTCTCGCCGCCGTGGCGGCCGGTGCGGACGGCCTGATGATCGAGGTTCATCCGCACCCGGACCAGGCCATGTCCGACGGCGCGCAATCGCTCACTCCCAGGAAATTCGTGCGTCTTATGGGGGACATCCGCAATGTCGCCCGGGCCGTGGGTCGCCAGGTCTGA